The proteins below are encoded in one region of Triticum aestivum cultivar Chinese Spring chromosome 1B, IWGSC CS RefSeq v2.1, whole genome shotgun sequence:
- the LOC123091653 gene encoding protein CURVATURE THYLAKOID 1B, chloroplastic codes for MAPTVISPATGAVASPIASDLGKAARSVGLGLPALPPLPGLASHGQPRVASFCKRLARNVVSMAAGEPAAPLADNAELTEFFNSLKQEWDRVEDKYAVTTLAVAATLGMWSAGGVVSAIDRLPVVPGLMEVVGIGYSGWFAYKNLLFKPDRKAFFAKVRNIYEDIISG; via the exons ATGGCCCCGACCGTCATCTCCCCAGCCACGGGCGCCGTCGCCTCGCCCATCGCGAGCGACCTCGGGAAGGCCGCGCGCTCCGTCGGACTCGGGCTCcccgcgctgccgccgctgccCGGCCTCGCATCCCACGGCCAGCCCCGCGTCGCGTCCTTTT GCAAAAGGCTCGCGAGGAACGTGGTGTCAATGGCCGCCGGTGAGCCGGCCGCGCCGCTGGCCGACAACGCCGAGCTTACCGAGTTCTTCAACTCCTTGAAACAAGAG TGGGACAGGGTGGAGGACAAGTACGCGGTGACCacgctcgccgtcgccgccacgcTCGGCATGTGGAGCGCCGGCGGAGTAGTATCG GCAATCGACAGGCTCCCCGTGGTTCCAGGTCTCATGGAGGTCGTTGGCATTGGCTACAGCGGG TGGTTTGCGTACAAGAACCTGCTATTCAAGCCCGACAG GAAAGCGTTCTTCGCTAAGGTCAGGAACATTTACGAGGATATAATCAGCGGCTAG